Proteins encoded by one window of Vigna radiata var. radiata cultivar VC1973A chromosome 5, Vradiata_ver6, whole genome shotgun sequence:
- the LOC106760553 gene encoding clustered mitochondria protein, with product MAGKSSKGRNKKGSQHASSTSEPAVHSDFPVKNNLEGTSESAKADVAEAEAIVDSVGANPELKEHETTTEGSQQKQGDLQLYPVSVKTQTGEKLELQLNPGDSVMDVRQFLLDAPETCFITCYDLLLHTKDASTHHLEDYNEISEVADITTGGCSLEMVPAFYDDRSIRAHVHRSRELLSLSNLHASLSTSLALQNEIAQNKAANSADTLKPEVPELDGLGYMEDISGSLGNLLSSPLKDIKCVESIVFSSFNPPPSYRRLLGDLIYLDVITLEGNKFCITGSTKMFYVNSSSANTLDPRQSKATFEATNLVALLQKISPKFKKAFREVLEGRAAAHPFENVQSLLPPNSWLGLYPVPDHRRDAARAENALTLLYGNEPIGMQRDWNEELQSCREFPRTTAQERILRDRALYKVTSDFVDAAINGAVGVISGCIPPINPTDPECFHMYVHNNIFFSFAIDADLEKLSKKCVDSNSKTWSSGTLQSSSDKASIPLHGETQVPNGGKDIGSSSXDLNGTETTQDASPEAQLAENEXATYASANNDLKGTKAYQEADVAGLYNLAMAIIDYRGHRVVAQSVLPGILQGDKSDSLLYGSVDNGKKICWSEDFHSKVSEAAKRLHLKEHSVLDGSGNVFKLAAPVECKGIVGGDDRHYLLXLLRVTPRDANYTGPGSRFCILRPELITAFCQAQVAEALKPTKVNSEEXDNLVTDSGKATDSDQLVNDSQAAVDSDQLVNDSPNAADADTLVNHSQNIADAYKPDSIDEKKTEDVKEFASXTAKASDGSEDIVFNPNVFTEFKLAGSPEEIAADEDNVRKXGQYLIDVALPKFIQDLCTLEVSPMDGQTLTEALHAHGINVRXIGKVAGGTKHLXHLWDLCNNEIVVRSAKHIIKDLLRETEDHDLAPAVSHFLNCLFGSCQAPSGKAITNSAQSKTPKKEHAGQRSPGKHSKGQARWKGRASLRKAQPLYMSISSEALWSDIQEFALVKYKTFFCFMLTCCSYGNMALFYHGLNQTELALRHMSRALLLLSLSSGPDHPDVAATFINVAMMYQDIGKMNTALRYLQEALKKNERLLGEEHIQTAVCYHALAIAFNCMGAFKLSHQHERKTYDILVKQLGEDDSRTRDSQNWMNTFKMRELQMNAQKQKGQALNAASAQKAIDILKAHPDLIHAFQAAAVAGGSGSSSVSANKSLNAAIMGEALPRGRGIDERAARAAAEVRKKAAARGLLVRPHGVPVQALPPLTQLLNIINSGATPDTVNNGNADGAKEDTNGIDPSDSTDVNKGQTVPVHEQAPVGLGKGLSSLDAKKQKAKPKAGA from the exons ATGGCTGGAAAATCAAGCAAGGGGAGGAACAAAAAAGGGTCTCAACATGCTTCTAGTACTTCAGAACCAGCAGTCCATTCTGATTTTCCTGTGAAGAATAACCTGGAAGGCACTTCAGAATCTGCAAAAGCTGATGTGGCTGAAGCTGAAGCAATTGTTGATTCTGTTGGTGCCAATCCAGAGTTGAAAGAACATGAAACAACAACTGAAGGGAGCCAACAAAAGCAAG GTGATCTTCAACTTTACCCTGTTTCTGTTAAAACACAAACTGGGGAGAAACTTGAGCTTCAG TTGAATCCTGGAGATTCTGTTATGGATGTACGACAGTTCCTCCTTGATGCTCCTGAGACGTGTTTTATCACATGCTATGATTTACTGTTGCATACCAAGGATGCATCAACTCATCACCTGGAAGATTATAATGAAATTTCTGAAGTAGCTGATATTACTACTGGTGGTTGCTCCTTGGAAATGGTCCCAG CATTTTATGATGATCGATCTATAAGGGCCCATGTTCACCGTTCAAGGGAGTTGCTTTCCCTTTCTAATCTCCATGCTTCACTATCAACATCGCTTGCCCTACAGAATGAGATAGCACAAAATAAAGCTGCAAATTCTGCAG ATACCTTGAAACCTGAAGTTCCTGAGCTCGATGGACTTGGTTATATGGAGGACATCTCTGGTTCATTGGGTAATTTGTTATCTTCCCCATTGAAGGATATTAAATGCGTAGAGAGCATAGTGTTTTCATCCTTCAACCCTCCTCCGAGCTATAGAAG GCTTCTTGGAGATTTGATTTATTTGGATGTGATCACTCTTGAGggtaataaattttgtattacgGGAAGTACAAAAATGTTTTATGTCAACTCGAGCTCAGCAAACACTCTTGACCCAAGGCAAAGTAAAGCTACTTTTGAAGCAACAAATCTTGTTGCTCTCTTACAAAAGATTAGCCCTAAGTTCAAAAAAG CTTTCCGGGAAGTACTGGAGGGTAGAGCAGCTGCCCATCCTTTTGAAAATGTGCAATCTTTGTTGCCACCTAATTCTTGGCTTGGGTTATACCCTGTTCCTG ACCACAGACGTGATGCAGCCCGGGCTGAGAATGCTTTGACTCTTCTTTATGGCAATGAGCCAATTGGCATGCAAAGAGACTGGAATGAAGAGCTGCAGTCCTGTAGAGAATTTCCTCGTACAACCGCACAGGAGAG GATTTTGCGGGATAGGGCACTTTATAAAGTGACATCAGACTTTGTTGATGCAGCTATTAATGGTGCAGTTGGAGTGATCAGTGGCTGCATTCCTCCAATAAACCCAACTGACCCTGAATGTTTTCACAT GTATGTACACAACAATATATTCTTTAGTTTTGCTATTGATGCTGACCTTGAGAAGCTATCAAAGAAATGTGTGGATTCTAATTCAAAAACTTGGAGCTCTGGCACTTTGCAAAGTTCTTCTGATAAAGCTTCCATCCCACTTCATGGAGAAACTCAGGTTCCTAATGGAGGAAAAGATATTGGTTCAAGTTCAGNTGATCTTAATGGCACAGAAACCACTCAAGATGCTTCTCCAGAAGCTCAGCTGGCTGAGAATGAGCANGCCACGTATGCTTCTGCAAACAATGATTTGAAGGGAACAAAGGCTTACCAAGAAGCCGATGTTGCTGGACTTTATAATCTTGCTATGGCTATAATTGACTACAGGGGGCATAGAGTGGTAGCTCAG AGTGTATTACCGGGCATTCTTCAAGGGGACAAGTCAGACTCTCTCTTGTATGGCTCTGTCGACAATGGAAAGAAAATTTGCTGGAGTGAAGATTTTCATTCTAAG GTGTCAGAGGCTGCCAAACGCCTTCATTTGAAGGAACATTCAGTCCTTGACGGATCTGGAAATGTTTTCAAATTAGCTGCACCTGTGGAGTGCAAGGGCATCGTTGGTGGTGATGACCG ACACTACCTTCTTGANTTGTTGAGGGTAACTCCTCGTGATGCCAACTATACTGGGCCTGGTTCTCGATTTTGTATCTTGAGGCCGGAATTAATTACTGCCTTTTGCCAG GCCCAAGTAGCGGAGGCATTGAAACCTACCAAGGTGAATTCTGAAGAGNCTGACAATTTGGTCACTGATTCCGGAAAGGCAACTGATTCTGACCAGCTGGTAAATGATTCCCAAGCAGCTGTTGATTCTGATCAGCTGGTGAATGATTCCCCAAATGCTGCTGATGCTGACACACTGGTGAACCATTCCCAAAATATTGCAGATGCTTACAAGCCA GATTCAATAGACGAAAAAAAAACTGAGGATGTAAAAGAATTTGCTTCTNTGACTGCCAAAGCCTCTGACGGTAGTGAGgatattgtttttaatcctaACGTCTTCACTGAATTCAAACTTGCTGGGAGCCCAGAg GAAATAGCAGCTGATGAAGATAATGTTAGAAAAGNTGGTCAATATCTTATTGATGTTGCACTTCCAAAGTTTATACAAGATCTATGTACACTTGAAGTTTCACCAATGGATGGCCAGACATTAACTGAAGCACTGCATGCTCATGGAATTAATGTTCGCTNTATTGGCAAA GTGGCTGGAGGGACTAAACATCTACNTCATCTGTGGGATCTTTGCAACAATGAGATCGTTGTTAGATCTGCCAAGCATATTATCAAG GATTTATTGAGGGAGACAGAGGACCATGATCTTGCACCAGCTGTATCTCATTTCTTAAACTGCCTATTTGGAAGCTGTCAAGCTCCCAGTGGCAAAGCTATCACCAATAGCGCTCAGTCCAAAACTCCTAAAAAG GAACATGCTGGGCAACGGTCTCCAGGAAAACATTCCAAAGGGCAAGCTCGATGGAAAGGCAGGGCTTCATTAAGAAAGGCTCAACCTTTGTACATGAGTATCAGCTCGGAAGCTCTTTGGTCAGACATCCAAGAATTTGCCTTGGTTAAGTACAAG acctttttttgtttcatgttGACCTGTTGCAGTTATGGAAATATGGCTCTGTTTTACCACGGACTTAACCAGACAGAACTTGCCCTTCGCCATATGTCCCGTGCTTTGCTATTATTAAGTTTGTCATCAGGGCCAGATCATCCTGATGTTGCAGCAACATTTATCAATGTTGCAATGATGTATCAGGATATAGGAAAGATGAACACAGCTCTTCGTTATCTGCAAGAAGCTTTAAAGAAGAATGAAAGGCTTCTTGGCGAGGAGCACATCCAAACTGCTGTTTGTTATCATGCTCTTGCCATTGCATTTAATTGTATGGGTGCTTTCAAGCTCTCTCATCAG CATGAGAGGAAAACGTATGATATACTTGTCAAACAACTTGGTGAAGATGATTCAAGGACACGAGATTCACAGAATTGGATGAACACTTTCAAGATGCGAGAACTGCAG ATGAATGCCCAAAAGCAAAAGGGTCAAGCTCTGAATGCAGCTTCGGCTCAGAAGGCTATTGATATCCTGAAG GCACACCCTGATTTGATTCATGCATTCCAAGCTGCTGCAGTTGCTGGGGGATCTGGAAGTTCAAGTGTATCTGCAAACAAATCCCTGAATGCTGCAATAATGGGTGAGGCCCTCCCCAGAGGAAGAGGAATTGATGAAAGGGCTGCACGTGCAGCTGCTGAAGTCAGGAAGAAAGCTGCAGCAAGGGGCCTTTTAGTGCGTCCCCATGGTGTACCGGTCCAAGCCTTGCCACCCCTTACCCAACTTCTGAATATCATAAACTCAGGTGCAACTCCAGACACAGTGAATAATGGGAATGCAGATGGAGCAAAGGAGGACACAAATGGCATTGATCCAAGTGATTCAACTGATGTCAACAAAGGCCAAACAGTACCTGTGCATGAGCAGGCTCCTGTTGGATTAGGCAAGGGATTGTCATCCTTGGACGCCAAGAAACAGAAGGCAAAACCAAAAGCTGGAGCTTGA
- the LOC106762315 gene encoding GTP-binding protein BRASSINAZOLE INSENSITIVE PALE GREEN 2, chloroplastic, which translates to MIVIAQKLSPSKLKPLFYISFLCECRNHFHSNVFPTLIPYSKPHIQNSTKFSPQPWANLFRFCTSQHSNLATKQNLSLCREGNYDEVSSQSLRVCLGCGIHMQDSNPKHPGYFIKPSEKANYRLYNNLEPIAQEPEFSNSVKRGIVIEPEKLNVDDLGLIKKPEKPVVCARCHSLRHYGKVKDPTVENLLPDFDFNHTMGRKLASTSGTRSVVLMVVDVVDFEGSFPRKVAKLVSKTIEDYSAAWKQGMSGNVPRVVLVVTKIDLLPSSLSPTRLEHWIRQRARDGGINKITSLHMVSALKDWGLKNLVDNVVDLAGPRGNVWAVGSQNAGKSTLINAIGKYVGGKITHLTEAPVPGTTLGIVRVEGVLPSKAKLFDTPGLLHPYQITTRLTRDEQKLVHIGKELKPRTYRIKAGHSVHIAGLMRLDIEDTSVDSVYVTVWASPYLPLHMGKIENAWKLFQDHFGHQLQPPIGEKRVQELGSWVRTEFHVSGNSWESSSVDIAASGLGWFAIGLKGDAVLGVWTYEGVDVILRNSLIPYRSHTFEVAGFTVSKIVSQSDQTFNKSKEQNDKKPKGINNSKVSNQFIESPLLTFDGVVQ; encoded by the exons atgATTGTAATAGCGCAAAAACTCTCCCCTTCAAAACTTAAACCACTCTTTTATATCTCATTCCTTTGTGAATGCAGAAACCATTTCCACTCAAATGTCTTTCCAACCTTAATACCATACTCAAAACCCCATATTCAAAACTCCACAAAATTTTCACCTCAGCCGTGGGCTAATCTGTTTAGGTTTTGCACTTCACAACATTCAAATTTAGCTACAAAACAGAATTTGTCCCTCTGTCGTGAAGGTAATTATGATGAAGTCAGTTCCCAATCTCTTCGTGTTTGCCTTGGCTGTGGGATTCATATGCAAGATTCAAACCCAAAACATCCCGGTTATTTTATCAAACCATCCGAGAAAGCAAATTATAGACTGTATAACAATCTGGAACCCATTGCACAAGAGCCTGAGTTCTCCAACTCTGTTAAAAGGGGCATTGTTATTGAACCAGAAAAGCTTAATGTTGATGATCTAGGCTTGATTAAGAAACCAGAGAAGCCTGTGGTATGTGCACGCTGTCATTCATTAAGGCACTATGGGAAAGTGAAGGATCCTACTGTGGAAAACTTGCTACCTGATTTTGACTTTAATCACACTATGGGTAGAAAGTTGGCATCAACAAGTGGGACCCGGTCTGTGGTGCTGATGGTTGTGGACGTAGTGGATTTTGAGGGGTCATTTCCAAGGAAGGTTGCAAAGTTGGTTTCTAAGACAATTGAGGACTATTCTGCTGCATGGAAGCAGGGTATGTCAGGAAATGTGCCTAGAGTTGTACTTGTGGTGACAAAGATAGACTTGTTGCCTAGCTCATTGTCACCAACAAGGTTGGAGCATTGGATTAGGCAGAGAGCAAGAGATGGTGGGATTAATAAGATCACTAGTTTGCACATGGTTAGTGCACTCAAGGATTGGGGACTGAAGAATCTTGTGGATAATGTTGTTGATCTGGCTGGACCTAGGGGTAATGTGTGGGCTGTTGGGTCACAAAATGCAGGGAAGAGTACTTTGATAAACGCAATAGGGAAGTATGTTGGAGGGAAGATTACACATCTGACCGAAGCACCTGTGCCAGGGACTACACTAGGCATTGTTAGAGTGGAGGGTGTTCTTCCAAGTAAAGCAAAACTGTTTGATACACCTGGCCTTCTTCATCCATACCAGATTACAACGAGGTTGACGAGGGATGAGCAAAAGCTTGTTCATATAGGAAAGGAATTGAAACCAAGGACATACAGAATTAAG GCTGGCCATTCTGTTCACATAGCGGGTTTAATGAGATTGGATATAGAAGACACGTCCGTGGATTCTGTTTATGTCACAGTGTGGGCTTCTCCTTATCTTCCACTGCATATGGGCAAAATagaaaatgcatggaaattgtTCCAAGATCATTTTGGCCACCAGTTACAG CCACCAATTGGAGAAAAACGAGTACAAGAACTGGGGAGTTGGGTGAGAACAGAGTTCCATGTTAGTGGGAACAGTTGGGAGTCAAGTTCAGTAGACATTGCTGCTTCTGGCCTCGGGTGGTTTGCCATTGGACTTAAAGGAGATGCAGTGTTAGGTGTTTGGACTTACGAAGGAGTTGATGTTATCCTTCGTAATTCTTTAATACCCTATAGATCACATACCTTTGAAGTTGCAGGATTTACAGTATCCAAGATTGTCTCCCAGTCCGACCAAACTTTCAACAAGTCAAAAGAACAAAATGACAAAAAGCCAAAGGgaataaacaattcaaaagtaTCAAACCAGTTCATTGAATCACCTCTTTTGACTTTTGATGGAGTCGTACAATAG
- the LOC106761398 gene encoding thioredoxin-like protein Clot — MPLKVLEATVSSFDGVFEKFRSESAENKANLILFLADKDPATSLSWCPDCVRAEPVIYKKLEASSEDIALLRAYVGDRPTWRNPQHPWRVDPRFKLTGVPTLIRWENDTVKGRLEDHEAHVESKIEALVADK, encoded by the exons atgccgTTGAAAGTGTTGGAGGCAACAGTGTCGAGTTTTGATGGCGTTTTTGAGAAGTTCCGATCGGAGTCTGCAGAAAACAAGGCGAATCTCATCCTTTTCTTGGCTGACAAAGACCCTGCTACCTCTCTCAGCTGGTGTCCTG ATTGTGTGAGAGCAGAACCTGTGATCTACAAGAAGCTAGAGGCTTCATCTGAGGACATTGCACTCTTGAGAGCCTATGTTGGAGATAGACCAACATGGAGAAACCCCCAGCATCCATGGAGGGTAGACCCTAGGTTCAAGCTCACTGGGGTGCCCACATTGATCCGTTGGGAGAATGACACAGTCAAAGGTCGCTTAGAGGATCATGAAGCTCACGTTGAAAGCAAAATTGAAGCTCTTGTTGCTGATAAGTGA
- the LOC106760554 gene encoding protein LIM2: protein MKFCSYMRAVTLVMMMVGLVGQVESSSCTSTFFSSLVQLIPCRAAVAPFSSIPPSDACCNALRALGQPCLCVLVNGPPISGVDRNMASQLPNKCTTNFQPCESM from the exons atgaagttttgtAGTTACATGAGGGCAGTGACATTGGTGATGATGATGGTAGGTTTGGTGGGACAAGTTGAAAGCAGTTCATGCACAAGCACGTTCTTCTCTTCTCTTGTGCAGCTGATTCCTTGTAGGGCAGCAGTTGCTCCTTTTAGCTCCATTCCACCAAGTGATGCATGTTGCAATGCCCTTAGGGCACTAGGCCAGCCTTGTTTGTGTGTCCTTGTCAATGGCCCTCCAATTTCTGGGGTAGACCGTAACATGGCCTCACAGCTCCCAAACAAGTGCACCACAAACTTTCAACCAT GTGAAAGCATGTGA